In Sebastes umbrosus isolate fSebUmb1 chromosome 7, fSebUmb1.pri, whole genome shotgun sequence, the sequence GCCCGAGCGCTTCATGCAGGGAGCTCCACAGCTGGGTGCAGACGCTTGAGACCACGTCCGAGCCTCTTCTGAGGTTTCATACGACAGGAAAGGTCCTGATCGGATGGTATCTGGGCGCACAGATGATGTACTGTGCCATTTTAACAACCTGCTGCTAGGCTTTTCAATCAACAGTGGAACGGGTCCATAACATAACACTCTCTGCTGAACTGACCAAGATCTCGTCTGCCTCCTCAAGAAgttataacttttttatttatgtatgaaactaaaatgtaatttaattctctggtgctcctaacggcatctacagGATTTCACTAACTGGAGGaaaaccagtcagagctgatcaggagtctgccatccagcttCCGTCTACGAGAGCCATGAGTCAATCACTCgaaaactccgaccaaacggtcaaactaggcagcgctgatcaaatatgaattcatattctgttactgtaatgcctatttctctcctcaaatgttttcagaatcatcttctagtgtactgtttagctgtaaaatgagaaagtttgtgacccggcagccgtgttgagatcaagttgaggaaataccaagcaccgcccaccagccggagcacagccaataggaacgctctctctgtgaaatgacctgtgattggtcaaagtctcccgtcacaggctagattttttaaagcctgaaaacagagccatgaggaggtgcagaagtcttgttatctctcagaacacttgagttacaatatgctgaaaggttattatggaatttttgcccaatgatgccaaaaatattctccctactgaagctttaagtgtagtataaaaatataaaaactcccATCCAGGTTTATGAGTTGAATTACAGCAGCATAAGACTATGGCTCTGATGCCCCCTAGTGGACCGATCACAGACATCTTCTCTGTAGTAACTCGTCACCCTGCAGCTATCTCACCCCAGCCAATCAATATCTCATCATTTGTAGTCAATACAGTATGATTGTGGGGCCTGGAAACAGTGTGTGATCCTCGAGACACTTGACCACATGTGCTATTTATGTATCCATTTTTCTATGTATGTTAGTTTTCTGTTCTGAGAGggaccagtctaaagctgagtGTGATGAGCTGCACTAAACAGACTGAAGGCTTTCAGTGCTTGAAAGTGATAATCCATCAGATAGAAATATCTTAATCACACATCGTATACGCCAATATGTAATCAAGCACCCCCAACAAAGACTAGTCTTTTTGTTCGTTGGCTCAAGGCTGAACTTTCCAACTTTCATTAAAACATCTGTTGAAACAATTTTGCCATGCATCAGGGCTTGTCCTGAATCAAGCCCGTCTCCTGAAAGTTGCCATTACATACACTATTAATTTGCAACAGCCAATCTGTTCTACCCTTACGTTTTTTACCCACATAATGAGGAAAGTTCAGTTCatctttattgacagactgaAGTTGCATGGTGAGCTTCTCCATGTTGGCATagcaattgtctggagtggttgtgtgtgtacatgtgtgcacAAGCGTACGCTTATTTGGGGCGAGGGtccaagaaaaaaatgtgcaccggggccaatcacaattatgttacgCTGCTGAGAGTAACTTTAATTTCACATTTCAATTCCACATGCAGTTACATACttccaaataaatatataacatatgtGATGGACTTTTTCCACTGAAATGTAGACTCAGGTTTTTATAGCTCTTTTGATCCTTGATCCTTGAATGACAACATCCTGCTGGTGCTGCAGGACACTGTGGAAATGTCATCTAAGTGACATCAGTTTAGGGAACATGAAGCTGGCATCCAAACAATCCACAGAGCAGTTCCTGATGTCGGGCGAGATCGGACAACGGACCATGTCATGAATGGTGGTTTAAATAAAGCCATTTCTACGGATGACCATCACTTCcagaggagcagcagaacaGAACTACAGCTTCTTAAAGTCAAACAGCACATCTGGTGTGGAGAATCTGCAGCTCATCAAATGGGTTTTGAACTGCTGAGGTCTatgggtgtgtttgtggtgtCTGTTGTCTCCCCGCCGTCAGCGTCAACTGTCTGCTGCTCTGCCAGCATATCTGTTAGCTTCAGCTCCAGCACTGGATCCCTGTGCTCTGCTGACACCTGCAGGATAAAGGCAGAACTGTGGTCATGTGCTGCAACACTATACAGGGTTTAAGGTTTACTTCTGATTTAAAAGCATTACTTCCTGGGACTATATATCATTTTTCTCAAGcttcacagcagctcactgcaTCCTAATgttaaggatgggttaaatgcgcttaaaagttcaaattatttcaactttgacctcagTTGTTGCTGACTTTTGCAACAAATGagataacagctgcaactgttgttgtctAGAAACGGTGAATGGCATTCCTTGCGCAGTTTTTGATGGCATATCATACCTGCACTGCACTTTGCCTCTGCGCCATACCTCGCTGTGAGCCAAGAACACATTTCTTATtaaggatgttaataattaaccgttaaccgacattaagaattttaaccaaTTAATGCTATCGGATaaaaggttaaaagaaatataaaaaaaatagctaaaaagctgagcaaaactcagagaagtggcttgtcactttaaggaaaaagccaccttaacagcccaccttaagtgagtctgagccgCTGTAGCAAGATACAGGCAGTTAGTACTTAGTACTTAGCTAGTTAGTACTTATACTTTTAGCAAGACTCTTACATGAGGAGCTCCTCTCCTTCTCAGCACGATGCCCTCTGCGAGTAAAGCCTTCCCAGTCTCCTCAAACACAGCAGAGTCATCCAGCTCACCGAGGCTCTGTAACTCTGTGTACTTGTCTACAAACCTGTGGGAGCaaagtgagagaaaaacaaacatttagtcACACTGGCGTGGAAACAATATGTCATATATTTAAAGGgggcctattatgctttttcccctttcctttagcaTGTTGTGCACTACAAGCATGCAATGTGCTCAGCCCGTTGTCTGTTACAATATGCTCGGAAACGCCAGGAGgtgtacaaacaaaatattctgtggataagcaagaagtcgATGAGTGTTACGGGAAAGGAAAGTAGGATGCCTGGCAACGGTAGTAAACACTAAACTCCGACGTACGTACCGCCAAACACTGCATTTGTGTACCCTAATTATTACTGTCGCTTACCTCCAAGTCAAAATTACTTTCCGTCTCTCTGTATTTCCCCTCGGGTCCCTACTCTTTTcattagaccttttttttttttagcttttagaaAACGATCTCtcatattctttcacagcctgcagcaaaAAGCCTTTTCGTTCCAAAAACTCAAAGGTACACGACAGAGCACCGGGACAACTTGCGCAGCCTTAGCGCATCGCGCGAAAGCCtttccacagaaacactgctcctgaactgcctgaaaactgaaacgccttgcttacGCCTTACATGGTGACGTCACtaagtaacacactttgcctagcagctagtttggcacatgctcaaacaaagctagttagagcggcgCTGGAGCATTTGgttcagctgaccaatcacaagctcaaacagagcgtttcagacagagggtgaaaagaggtgctgcagtgcatccggtatgagaaaaataaagcgtttatTTGACCATTAAATCATGTTAACATGTCCTAAACATGTaagtataataggtcctctttaactttttctttttttcaacatcaCACTCGGTGTGCATTCACTACAGATTCTGGCACACACAAAACCCAAACACGACTAAATCATTTAGATCACACTACATTTGAATCCTCTCTTCCCGTCTGACAGTCGCTTTCATGCTTGTATATCATATCTTCTCTTTAATCACTGCCAAACCAAAATGATGGTATCTTTAATCAGAAGGGGAAAAAACTTACCTCTGACATGTAGAAACAAAGTTGGACTTGGACAGATCCAAAGGCCGAGGACCCAACCCATAGTGCTCATAGAATTTCCTGAAAGACAGACAGGTATGGGTGAGTGGGGCCTGCGAAAACGGAGGTTCTATTCAGGTACATTTTCACAATATTTACAAAGAGGGCAGGTAGGTGGTATAGGAGCACAGCTACTATTGTGACTATGAGTACTTGACTTACGCTCTAACTTCATCCTCTCTGTAAAAGATGTCAGGCACAGTTTCTTGGTTCTTGGTAGAGCGTCTTGTATGTGGCTTCACGTAGAGCGGGTCCCTCTTGGGTGGAAAAGCTTCATAAACATCATACCAGATGGGTTTGTCTTGTGGCTTTATGACCCTGGAGCGCATCAGATCTCGAACCCTGTCCATCATGACATCACACAAGTTGCATTAGACAGCAATATCATTAATGTAAAGCAGAAATTTACACAGAGATAGATAATGACATTGCAGACTACAACTCAGGGACGGTATGTATAAAGCTGCTCAAAAGTAAAATGTTGGTGTTGTGTGCTTAAAATTCTAAGAATGACATCATTTGCTCTTTAACTTACCACTTAAAATAAGTGTCATATACTCTCATTGATCACTGTCTTTTTCCTAAGAATTGTTTCACTCATTAGTCAGAGTTTGGGACCATTCATAAGACCCCTTCTGATAATGGAACTCAACTCTGTATTAAGTccctgaaatgaatgaaatacaaATATGCCAAAGATCTCTATATATTGCTATAAAGTTATCTGAGCCTATAACTAACAATCGCTTaatcttttgtttcttttttcttctgtattgtctgtgtaaatgttttatgtctAATGTGATATCTGCTCAGTTTTGAGGATGATAACTTTGTAGTCATTAAGtttaatacacacaaacatgacttCAGTcagttgtgtctagaaggtaacctgtaAATTGCGAAATCAGATCCGAgttctgcaaaaactctcgcgagactcgctgccggACGACCTATCAATGTCACCCATCACCTATCAAAtcaactattcgagatcaatgcctaaccttaagcaAAAATCCAGTGATTTTTTTGACAGCCTCTAGATGGCGCTGAGGTAACACAGCCCTCATTAAAATTGTTacgtcctaaaagttgtaaaatgaacttatagctgaatccagaattattttatttattataatgaacGTGCtacagacccacgggactgcaccacCCTGCACGCTTATACATACGGCTGTAATAATGgctatattggctgtaattcatcacttttattatcttataatacacccatgggctgtaagCTGTAAACCTGTACCGTGGTTGATGTATTAACATCTCtattcccaaacaaccggctatcggccagtagctagtagtacta encodes:
- the mrps23 gene encoding 28S ribosomal protein S23, mitochondrial, which produces MAGSRLERFGTVFTRVRDLMRSRVIKPQDKPIWYDVYEAFPPKRDPLYVKPHTRRSTKNQETVPDIFYREDEVRAKFYEHYGLGPRPLDLSKSNFVSTCQRFVDKYTELQSLGELDDSAVFEETGKALLAEGIVLRRRGAPHVSAEHRDPVLELKLTDMLAEQQTVDADGGETTDTTNTPIDLSSSKPI